Proteins from a single region of Dyadobacter fanqingshengii:
- a CDS encoding ABC transporter permease — protein MLKNYFKIAVRNLWKYKTNSIISTIGLAMGIGCFLLLATFVLHETRYDRFQVNADHIVRVNFSYQSGDSEPVQVAVTPTGVAPAFAREFGEIKDAVRLYPYSAGGAVAMKYNDKLFNEKKVLFADESFFRIFPTQFIEGDQATALAQPNSVVIDETTARKYFGGESAIGKSVTMNEKLIMQVTGVIADVPSYSHIKFNWLGSYSTLPRSKTEAFDSANDYTYLLLQPQAKVETLQAKVDQFAAKNLNNPQDPSSKIKLELEAFNRIHLHSKVSAGLEASGNYKYVYILSGVALLILVIACINFVNLVTARSAVRAREVGVRKVMGAARIQVFRQYLFECGLITIAATIVGLLISLLGFPIISNITETALGLRIWPAYSVILLLIALAISVTLLSGIYPAAVLSRFEPIKVLKGKVLAANSGSGLRSTLVVFQFTISILFIIGTIIANQQLHYIQNKGLGLGASQIIVMDVGSGISAGKLASMKNELLNNPIVKYVTASYDSPINVQGGYTISASDKPQDFQMNITAIPVEKDFVPTLGMRLIAGQNFNDTDILQATTDSVALRKYAFILNESAVKALGWTAETAVGKMVNMNGREGAVKAVAQDFHFRSLHEKIGPIAIIPEYSYFGKVMVKVSGNESGQAVDLLRQRWKDNFPMRPFEYHFLDQEFDEMYKAETRVSAILGLFSGIAIFISCLGLFALIAFISEQRTKEIGVRKVLGASVASIVMLLSKDFVKMILVAIAIATPAAWYGMNKWLSDFAYQIKISPWIFIIVGLAAIAIALFTISFQSIKAALMNPVKSLKSE, from the coding sequence ATGCTAAAAAATTATTTTAAAATCGCCGTCCGGAATCTCTGGAAGTACAAAACCAACTCCATTATCAGTACAATAGGACTTGCAATGGGAATTGGTTGTTTCCTTTTGCTAGCCACATTTGTGCTTCATGAAACCCGTTATGACCGCTTTCAAGTGAATGCTGATCACATTGTCAGGGTTAATTTCTCTTATCAATCCGGTGATAGCGAGCCGGTTCAGGTCGCCGTCACACCCACGGGTGTGGCACCCGCTTTCGCGAGAGAATTTGGTGAAATTAAGGATGCTGTCAGGCTTTATCCTTACAGTGCCGGAGGAGCTGTTGCCATGAAATACAATGATAAGCTGTTCAACGAGAAAAAAGTCCTTTTTGCAGACGAATCATTTTTCAGAATATTTCCAACCCAATTTATCGAAGGCGATCAGGCTACGGCATTGGCCCAGCCTAATTCAGTCGTTATAGATGAGACCACTGCCCGAAAATATTTCGGTGGGGAAAGCGCGATCGGGAAGTCGGTTACGATGAATGAAAAGCTGATAATGCAAGTTACAGGGGTCATTGCCGATGTTCCATCATATTCGCATATAAAATTCAATTGGCTAGGCAGTTACAGCACGTTACCCCGATCCAAAACAGAAGCTTTTGATTCTGCGAACGACTACACTTATCTTTTGCTCCAGCCACAGGCAAAGGTGGAAACATTACAGGCAAAAGTGGATCAGTTTGCTGCCAAAAACCTGAATAATCCGCAAGATCCATCTTCCAAAATAAAACTTGAACTGGAAGCATTTAACCGCATTCACCTCCACTCCAAAGTTTCCGCCGGCCTGGAAGCGTCAGGTAATTACAAATACGTCTATATTCTCTCTGGCGTTGCTTTACTCATTCTGGTTATTGCATGCATTAATTTTGTGAATCTGGTCACCGCCCGATCCGCAGTCCGGGCACGTGAAGTAGGCGTGCGAAAAGTAATGGGCGCCGCCAGAATACAGGTTTTCCGCCAGTATTTGTTTGAATGTGGCCTGATAACGATTGCGGCAACCATCGTAGGATTGCTGATTTCTCTTTTAGGCTTTCCAATAATCAGCAATATTACTGAAACTGCGCTTGGACTACGCATATGGCCAGCCTATTCCGTGATCTTGTTGCTCATTGCATTGGCGATCAGCGTGACATTGTTATCTGGAATCTATCCGGCCGCAGTGCTTTCCAGGTTTGAGCCAATAAAAGTTTTAAAGGGAAAGGTGCTTGCAGCGAATAGCGGAAGCGGTTTGCGCAGCACGCTGGTCGTTTTTCAATTTACGATTTCAATCCTTTTTATCATTGGAACGATCATTGCCAACCAGCAACTTCATTATATCCAGAATAAAGGTCTCGGCCTTGGCGCATCACAAATCATCGTTATGGATGTCGGTTCAGGCATTTCTGCTGGAAAACTGGCTTCGATGAAAAATGAGTTGCTCAATAATCCGATCGTTAAATATGTCACCGCGTCTTATGATTCCCCTATTAATGTACAAGGCGGCTATACAATATCTGCAAGCGATAAACCGCAGGATTTCCAGATGAATATTACGGCAATTCCCGTAGAAAAGGATTTCGTGCCCACACTCGGGATGCGTTTGATTGCCGGGCAAAATTTCAACGACACTGATATTCTGCAGGCAACCACCGATTCTGTCGCGTTAAGAAAATATGCGTTCATTTTAAACGAATCCGCGGTGAAAGCATTAGGATGGACCGCTGAAACCGCCGTTGGAAAGATGGTCAATATGAATGGCAGGGAAGGAGCAGTTAAAGCGGTTGCGCAGGATTTTCACTTCCGGTCATTGCATGAAAAAATAGGTCCCATCGCCATTATTCCGGAATACAGTTATTTTGGAAAAGTAATGGTAAAAGTTTCGGGCAACGAATCAGGGCAGGCCGTAGATCTGCTGAGACAACGTTGGAAAGATAATTTCCCGATGCGGCCTTTCGAATATCATTTCCTGGATCAGGAATTTGATGAAATGTATAAGGCCGAAACACGCGTTTCTGCTATTCTAGGGCTATTTTCGGGCATAGCCATTTTTATATCCTGCCTCGGACTATTCGCATTAATAGCATTCATCTCAGAACAGAGAACGAAAGAAATTGGAGTCAGAAAAGTGCTGGGAGCTTCGGTTGCGAGTATTGTTATGTTGCTTTCGAAAGATTTTGTGAAAATGATACTTGTGGCGATTGCAATTGCTACGCCAGCCGCATGGTATGGCATGAACAAATGGCTCTCCGACTTCGCTTACCAAATTAAAATCAGTCCCTGGATATTTATAATAGTAGGGCTCGCAGCTATTGCAATCGCCTTATTCACCATTAGTTTCCAAAGCATCAAAGCCGCGTTAATGAACCCGGTGAAGTCGTTGAAAAGTGAGTAA
- a CDS encoding ABC transporter permease: MLRNYIKIAVRNLLKHKTFSFINISGVAIGLACFLLLSLYVKDELSYDRFHANAERIYRLNRTFLSKDGTESLRLGHAAPPFGPLVKQDFPEVEQVVRLLEMGGLIEHGEQIYNESDVYAAEANIFKVFSFKVIQGNPDKALENPFSIMFSKKMAEKYFGKENPVGKIVKLENAFDCTVTGVYESLPSQSHFHPEALISFSTLNDNRVYGAEGLRSNWGNNSFSTFLLLPKNYDPQKLVKAFPAFQNRHIDPNASTYSVLNLTKLTDIHLHSHLDSEIEANGDIQYVYLFSAIAIFILVIACINYMNLATARSATRAKEVGMRKVIGAVRHQLIRQFLSESILLVSVSLFFAIVIVVLCLPFLNDFTQKQLSFNALMDPIFLSIVLAITLFTGVIAGSYPAFFMTSFQPLSVFKGRIASALKNGKLRQGLVVTQFAIAVVLIICTAVVYSQMKYVKNYKLGFSKDQIVLLRAGSDSVINYESIKQQLKANSNIVEVGRSSRIPSGRLLDSWEAYVMKGDSMAPADIGVKSLSVDEDFIPAYQIEMAAGRNFSRAFSTDKTNGFILNETAVRLLGWKNPADAVGARFGYGEIRGQIVGVTRDYHFESLHQKVAPIAMFAQTDRLGWMSVHIAGGNIKDALAHIESVWQKQFPERPFEYEFLDQKFGVLYATEQTQQLLFGIFSGIAIFISCMGLLGLSIFMAEIRTKEIGVRKVLGASITSLVILLSNDFLKLVMIAIVIASPIAWYAMNNWLQDFAYHTDIHWSIFVFAAVISVAIALFTISFQSIKAALMNPVKSLKSE, from the coding sequence ATGCTTCGAAATTATATCAAAATTGCCGTCAGGAATTTGCTGAAACACAAGACATTCAGCTTTATTAATATTTCCGGCGTTGCCATTGGCCTTGCTTGTTTTTTGCTGCTGTCTCTTTACGTCAAAGATGAGCTGAGTTACGACCGCTTTCACGCAAATGCGGAACGGATCTATCGTTTAAACCGAACATTTCTGTCAAAAGATGGCACAGAATCGCTGCGTCTGGGACATGCAGCGCCCCCATTCGGGCCTTTGGTTAAGCAGGACTTTCCCGAGGTGGAGCAGGTTGTGCGATTACTCGAAATGGGAGGGTTGATCGAGCATGGTGAGCAGATTTATAATGAAAGCGATGTGTATGCGGCAGAGGCCAATATTTTCAAGGTTTTTTCATTTAAAGTAATTCAGGGAAACCCGGACAAGGCGCTCGAAAATCCCTTTTCCATCATGTTTTCCAAGAAGATGGCGGAAAAATATTTCGGGAAAGAAAACCCGGTCGGAAAGATTGTTAAACTGGAAAATGCATTTGATTGCACTGTAACCGGTGTTTACGAGTCCTTACCTTCCCAATCGCACTTTCACCCGGAAGCGTTAATTTCATTTTCGACATTAAATGACAACCGTGTTTACGGAGCCGAAGGTTTGAGGTCAAACTGGGGTAACAATTCGTTCTCTACCTTTTTGCTTTTACCCAAAAACTATGATCCGCAAAAGCTTGTAAAAGCATTTCCAGCATTTCAAAACAGGCATATTGATCCAAATGCATCGACATATTCGGTCTTAAATCTCACAAAACTCACAGATATACATTTACATTCACACCTGGATTCAGAAATTGAAGCCAATGGGGACATTCAATATGTTTACCTGTTTTCGGCCATCGCGATTTTCATCCTGGTTATTGCCTGCATTAATTATATGAACCTCGCCACTGCGCGTTCCGCCACGCGGGCGAAGGAGGTGGGCATGCGTAAAGTGATCGGTGCGGTAAGGCATCAGTTGATCCGCCAGTTTTTAAGCGAATCCATTCTTTTAGTTTCGGTTTCATTGTTTTTTGCCATTGTGATCGTCGTGTTATGCCTTCCGTTCTTGAATGATTTCACCCAGAAACAGCTCTCGTTCAATGCCTTGATGGATCCTATATTCCTGAGCATTGTGCTGGCCATAACATTGTTCACTGGTGTGATCGCAGGAAGTTATCCCGCGTTTTTTATGACGTCATTTCAGCCGTTAAGTGTATTTAAAGGTCGGATCGCGTCCGCATTGAAAAACGGAAAACTGCGTCAGGGACTCGTGGTAACGCAATTTGCAATCGCGGTTGTGCTGATCATTTGCACCGCAGTTGTCTACAGTCAGATGAAATACGTCAAAAATTATAAGTTAGGGTTTTCCAAAGATCAGATCGTGCTGCTCCGTGCCGGAAGTGACTCTGTAATCAATTATGAGAGTATTAAACAGCAATTGAAGGCTAACAGCAACATTGTGGAGGTAGGACGGTCATCGCGGATTCCATCCGGCCGTTTGCTGGATTCATGGGAAGCGTACGTCATGAAAGGCGATTCGATGGCCCCTGCCGATATCGGTGTGAAATCACTATCAGTGGACGAAGATTTTATTCCCGCTTATCAGATTGAAATGGCCGCAGGGCGAAATTTTTCCAGGGCCTTTTCTACCGACAAGACCAATGGCTTTATCTTAAACGAAACTGCCGTCCGGTTGCTGGGTTGGAAAAATCCTGCTGATGCGGTTGGTGCACGTTTCGGTTATGGCGAAATCCGTGGTCAGATCGTGGGAGTTACCAGAGATTACCATTTCGAATCCCTGCACCAAAAAGTAGCACCGATCGCCATGTTTGCACAAACGGACCGGCTCGGTTGGATGTCGGTGCACATTGCAGGCGGCAACATTAAAGATGCGTTGGCACACATTGAATCCGTTTGGCAAAAGCAATTTCCGGAACGTCCGTTCGAATACGAATTTTTAGATCAGAAATTTGGCGTTCTGTATGCAACGGAACAAACCCAGCAGCTTCTTTTCGGCATATTTTCGGGCATAGCGATCTTCATTTCCTGCATGGGGTTATTGGGACTATCTATTTTCATGGCTGAAATCCGGACCAAAGAAATTGGTGTGCGGAAAGTGCTGGGTGCCTCCATTACCAGCCTTGTCATTTTGTTATCCAACGATTTTCTTAAATTGGTGATGATTGCCATTGTAATCGCTTCACCCATAGCCTGGTATGCCATGAATAACTGGTTGCAGGACTTTGCCTATCATACCGACATCCACTGGAGCATATTCGTATTTGCAGCCGTCATTTCAGTCGCAATCGCCTTATTCACAATTAGTTTCCAAAGCATCAAAGCCGCGTTAATGAACCCGGTGAAGTCTTTAAAGAGTGAGTAA